One Symphalangus syndactylus isolate Jambi chromosome 20, NHGRI_mSymSyn1-v2.1_pri, whole genome shotgun sequence DNA segment encodes these proteins:
- the LOC134735377 gene encoding protein S100-A10-like, translating into METVLFTFHRFAGDKGYLMKEGLKVLMGKEFPGFLENQKDPLAADITMKDVDQCQDSTLNFQNWFSLTVGLTTVDNSYL; encoded by the coding sequence ATGGAAACCGTGTTGTTTACGTTTCACAGATTTGCCGGGGATAAAGGCTACTTAATGAAGGAGGGCCTGAAAGTACTCATGGGAAAGGAGTTCCCTGGATTTTTGGAGAATCAAAAAGACCCTCTGGCTGCAGACATAACAATGAAGGACGTGGACCAGTGCCAAGACAGCACACTGAACTTCCAGAACTGGTTTTCACTCACTGTGGGGCTCACCACTGTGGACAACAGCTATTTGTAG